One stretch of Bacillus sp. (in: firmicutes) DNA includes these proteins:
- a CDS encoding RNA-binding protein: KNINHLEFFDYVSPEVQNSISETGRVTNGKLRFAVSKFVNEQFTDFEKGEQLNG, from the coding sequence AAAGAACATTAATCATCTTGAGTTTTTTGATTATGTTTCTCCGGAAGTTCAGAACAGTATTAGTGAAACTGGTCGTGTGACAAATGGAAAGCTAAGGTTTGCTGTTTCAAAGTTTGTCAATGAGCAATTTACTGATTTTGAGAAAGGAGAGCAGCTTAATGGCTAA
- the infA gene encoding translation initiation factor IF-1: MAKEDVIEVEGTIVDTLPNAMFKVELENGHTVLAHVSGKIRMHFIRILPGDKVTVELSPYDLTRGRITYRYK, translated from the coding sequence ATGGCTAAAGAGGATGTCATTGAAGTAGAAGGTACGATCGTTGATACTCTGCCAAACGCTATGTTTAAAGTAGAATTAGAGAACGGTCATACTGTATTAGCACATGTATCAGGTAAAATCCGCATGCATTTCATTCGAATTTTACCAGGTGATAAAGTGACTGTAGAGTTATCTCCATACGATTTAACTCGTGGTCGCATCACATATCGTTACAAATAA
- the rpmJ gene encoding 50S ribosomal protein L36, protein MKVRPSVKPICEKCKVIRRKGKVMVICENPKHKQKQG, encoded by the coding sequence ATGAAAGTTAGACCATCCGTAAAGCCTATCTGCGAAAAATGTAAAGTCATTCGTCGCAAAGGTAAAGTAATGGTTATTTGTGAAAACCCTAAGCATAAACAAAAACAAGGTTAA
- the rpsM gene encoding 30S ribosomal protein S13, which produces MARIAGVDIPREKRVVISLTYIYGIGRPTAQKILAEAGVSEDTRVRDLTEDELGKIREIIDRHKVEGDLRREVSLNIKRLIEIGSYRGLRHRRGLPVRGQNTKNNSRTRKGPRRTVANKKK; this is translated from the coding sequence ATGGCACGTATTGCAGGTGTAGATATCCCACGCGAAAAGCGTGTAGTCATCTCATTAACATATATTTACGGCATTGGCCGTCCTACTGCACAAAAAATCTTAGCTGAAGCAGGCGTTTCAGAAGATACTCGTGTTCGTGATTTAACTGAAGATGAATTAGGTAAAATCCGTGAAATTATCGATCGCCATAAAGTGGAAGGTGACCTTCGTCGTGAAGTTTCCCTTAACATTAAGCGTCTAATTGAAATCGGTTCTTATCGTGGTCTTCGTCATCGTCGTGGTCTTCCAGTTCGCGGCCAAAATACTAAAAATAATTCTCGTACACGTAAAGGCCCACGTCGTACAGTTGCTAATAAGAAAAAATAA
- the rpsK gene encoding 30S ribosomal protein S11 — MARKTNTRKRRVRKNIETGIAHIRSTFNNTIVTITDAHGNAVSWSSAGALGFRGSRKSTPFAAQMAAETAAKASMEHGMKTLEVTVKGPGAGREAAIRALQSAGLEVTAIRDVTPVPHNGCRPPKRRRV, encoded by the coding sequence ATGGCTCGTAAGACTAACACTCGTAAACGTCGCGTGAGAAAGAATATAGAAACTGGTATAGCACATATCCGTTCTACATTCAATAATACAATCGTTACGATTACAGATGCTCACGGTAATGCTGTTTCTTGGTCAAGTGCTGGTGCTTTAGGTTTCAGAGGTTCACGTAAATCTACACCATTTGCTGCACAAATGGCGGCTGAAACTGCTGCAAAGGCTTCTATGGAGCACGGTATGAAAACTTTAGAAGTTACTGTTAAAGGTCCTGGTGCTGGTCGTGAAGCTGCTATTCGTGCGCTTCAATCAGCAGGTTTAGAAGTTACTGCAATTCGTGACGTCACACCAGTGCCTCATAATGGTTGCCGACCACCAAAACGTCGCCGTGTATAA
- a CDS encoding DNA-directed RNA polymerase subunit alpha, protein MIEIEKPKIETVEISDDATFGKFVVEPLERGYGTTLGNSLRRILLSSLPGAAVTSIQVDGVQHEFSTIEGVVEDVTTIILNIKKLALKIYSDEEKTLEIDIQGEREVTAADITHDSDVEILNPDLHIASLGKNGNLRIRLTAKRGRGYTPADANKREDQPIGVIPIDSIYTPVSRATYTVESTRVGQVANFDKLTLDVWTDGSIRPEEAVSLGAKILTEHLNIFVGLTDEAQNAEIMVEKEEDQKEKVLEMTIEELDLSVRSYNCLKRAGINTVQELANKTEEDMMKVRNLGRKSLEEVKAKLEELGLGLRRDE, encoded by the coding sequence ATGATAGAAATTGAAAAACCAAAAATCGAAACGGTTGAAATCAGCGATGATGCTACCTTTGGTAAATTCGTTGTCGAACCGCTTGAGCGTGGATATGGTACCACTTTAGGAAACTCCTTACGTCGTATTCTATTATCCTCTCTCCCTGGGGCTGCTGTAACATCGATTCAAGTTGATGGTGTTCAACACGAATTCTCTACAATTGAAGGTGTAGTTGAGGATGTTACAACGATAATTTTGAATATCAAGAAATTAGCATTAAAAATTTATTCTGACGAAGAAAAGACGTTAGAAATTGATATTCAAGGTGAGCGGGAAGTAACTGCCGCTGATATTACACATGATAGTGATGTTGAGATACTCAATCCTGACCTTCATATTGCATCATTAGGTAAAAACGGCAATCTACGCATAAGGTTAACAGCTAAGCGTGGCCGTGGTTACACGCCTGCTGATGCAAATAAACGTGAAGATCAACCGATAGGTGTTATTCCAATTGATTCTATTTATACACCGGTTTCTCGTGCTACTTATACAGTAGAAAGTACGAGGGTAGGACAGGTAGCAAATTTCGATAAGTTGACACTGGATGTTTGGACAGATGGTAGCATTCGACCAGAAGAAGCTGTTTCGCTTGGAGCAAAAATTTTAACCGAGCATTTAAACATCTTTGTTGGTTTGACTGACGAAGCCCAAAATGCTGAAATTATGGTTGAAAAGGAAGAGGACCAAAAGGAAAAGGTTCTTGAAATGACAATTGAAGAACTTGATTTATCTGTTCGTTCTTATAACTGCTTGAAGCGTGCTGGTATAAATACTGTTCAAGAATTAGCAAATAAGACTGAAGAAGATATGATGAAAGTTCGTAATTTAGGTAGAAAGTCGTTAGAAGAGGTTAAGGCAAAGCTGGAGGAGCTTGGCCTTGGACTTCGTAGAGACGAATAA
- the rplQ gene encoding 50S ribosomal protein L17 has protein sequence MAYAKLGRTSAQRKALFRDLATDLIINERIETTEAKAKELRSIVEKMITLGKRGDLHARRQAASFIRNEVANAETGEYAVQKLFNDIAKRYEERQGGYTRILKLGQRRGDGAPVVIIELV, from the coding sequence ATGGCTTATGCAAAATTAGGTCGTACATCTGCTCAACGTAAGGCTCTTTTCCGTGATCTTGCTACTGATTTAATTATTAACGAGCGCATTGAAACAACAGAAGCAAAAGCGAAGGAGCTTCGTTCAATTGTTGAAAAAATGATTACCCTTGGTAAGCGCGGTGACTTGCATGCACGACGCCAAGCTGCTTCTTTCATTCGCAATGAAGTAGCAAACGCGGAAACGGGCGAATATGCAGTCCAAAAGCTTTTCAATGACATCGCAAAGCGCTATGAAGAACGTCAAGGTGGGTACACTCGTATTCTTAAACTTGGTCAACGCCGTGGTGATGGTGCTCCAGTCGTTATTATTGAGTTAGTTTAA